From a region of the Leptospira kmetyi serovar Malaysia str. Bejo-Iso9 genome:
- the rpsD gene encoding 30S ribosomal protein S4 yields the protein MARYRGPVVKIMRREGVDLFLKSSYTFNKDKFHRKGPPGMPTKRKGKVSEYGAQLREKQKLKRAYGLLEKQFRRYYEEASHSHGVTGEILLQLLERRLDNVLYRLGFAVTRRQARNFIAHRHVLVNGERVDIPSYRLNVGDKVEIREKFRTSAFIADNIRLSQSLQGVPSWLSADYTNFGGDVTALPERHHIDLPVKEQVIVELYSK from the coding sequence ATGGCAAGATATAGAGGTCCTGTTGTAAAAATCATGAGAAGGGAGGGAGTCGATCTCTTCCTTAAGTCCAGTTATACTTTTAATAAGGATAAATTTCACCGCAAAGGGCCTCCTGGTATGCCCACAAAGCGTAAGGGGAAAGTGTCGGAATACGGCGCTCAGCTCCGTGAAAAACAAAAGCTGAAAAGAGCTTACGGACTTTTAGAAAAACAATTCCGCAGATATTACGAAGAAGCTTCTCACTCTCACGGTGTGACCGGTGAAATTCTTCTTCAGCTTCTGGAAAGAAGATTGGACAACGTTCTGTATCGTCTCGGATTCGCGGTGACTCGTCGCCAAGCGAGAAACTTTATCGCTCACAGACACGTTCTCGTAAACGGAGAAAGAGTGGATATTCCTTCCTACAGACTCAATGTAGGGGATAAGGTCGAAATCCGCGAGAAGTTCAGAACTTCTGCATTCATCGCTGACAACATTAGATTGTCTCAGTCTTTGCAGGGAGTTCCATCCTGGTTATCGGCAGATTACACAAACTTTGGCGGGGACGTTACGGCATTGCCTGAGCGTCATCATATCGATCTACCGGTTAAAGAACAGGTAATCGTAGAGCTTTATTCGAAATAA
- the rpsK gene encoding 30S ribosomal protein S11 — protein MADDKKSSKKEKKVKKKEKKIVPRGKVYITASFNNTIVTITDMAGNTISWSTSGAMGFRGSKKSTPYAAQIAAGNAAEKAMDSAGLQEVDVMVSGPGIGRESAIRSLVARGLNIKMIKDVTPLPHNGCRPRKRRRV, from the coding sequence ATGGCTGACGATAAGAAATCTTCCAAGAAAGAAAAGAAAGTTAAAAAGAAGGAAAAGAAGATCGTTCCTCGCGGAAAGGTTTATATTACCGCTTCCTTTAACAATACGATCGTTACGATCACCGATATGGCCGGAAACACGATTTCCTGGTCCACTTCGGGCGCGATGGGATTTCGTGGATCCAAAAAATCCACTCCTTACGCGGCTCAGATCGCAGCAGGAAACGCCGCTGAAAAAGCGATGGATTCAGCAGGTCTTCAAGAAGTCGACGTTATGGTGTCCGGACCGGGAATCGGCCGTGAATCCGCGATTCGTTCTTTGGTTGCCAGAGGATTGAATATTAAAATGATTAAGGACGTAACTCCGCTTCCACACAACGGTTGCCGTCCACGCAAGAGAAGAAGGGTCTAA